The genomic window GGAGCGGCTTATTTTTTATGTTGGGGACAGGTAGCTTATTTTTTAAGCCACGAAAAAGATCTGGCCCATAATCAAATCACATGCACATACATTCAAGTGTGTAGGCGTTTAACCATACGTGGAGTAGCTAACCTTgcgatattatagttttgtttctGGATGTGATCCCAAAAGACGACACTACGCATGCCAGCAACACACACACTAGGCTTGTATCTTGGCCTTGGGAATCAATCCTATGACTTCTGCAATCTTGAGCTTCTTCGTGGCGTACTGCACATACCTCCTTGGCAGATCACACTGAAATTGGAAAGAATGAGCTATTACGTACAGAACCCGCAAGAGGAAACAATATTGCCTATCAATATTTATACAACATATATACCTTGAAACTAACTTCCTGTGAAATTAACATACGCGCTATCCACTCTGGAACCTATAATTTAAACATACACATGAAGGAGAGACATCAGATGTGAGGATATGGTCTACATAATGGATTACAATGTATGCAAGACCACACCACGGGTGTACTTACTTCCTTGCTGATGCCCTCCGTGCACCGTCGAAACTACAAGGAGAGGTGATCAAAGAAATTTGCATCGTAAGAGATAAACTAATTAACCAATTATGAAACAGCAAATAGAAAGTCTGtgaatggagaagaaaaaaaaacttacGTCTTCCTCCAATCCCAACGAGACAGGGTGACTCAGCTCGTGCTCCAAATCACGTTTGCGTAATGGAAACGGGTTCTCCTCATACACCTGCTTCATAGCATCTCTGAAAGACATCTATACGTTGTCCAacgaagaagaaaacaacatcaaGGTTAAAAGGCACTAACAGATCCAACCAATAAAATGACATTGTTATTAGTTATGATGTACAATGCTGACCTTATCACGCCCATTGACCAGCTTCCAAATCTCAAAAAACACAGAGTCAAGATCTTTCACGAACGCGAGATATCTGCTCGTTGTATACTCCTTAATTTAATCAAAAGACCACAATTGTCAAACACAACCATAACCAGAGCTTGCAATCTAAATAAGCAAGGGACAGATGAACAGTACCTGGAAACCATAATGTGCTAGGCTCAGAGGAATGTTTTCGAACCTAGTAGCAATCCTAACTGCTTGGCGCCAAGCTTTTCCACGCAACTCAGACCACTAAATAGTAGGACAGACAAGTTATTGTGATGCTACTATGCGCATATAAAGATTAGTTGTCATTACATTGTTTTGAGAGGTCGTATAGGTGTGTACCTCCATATAGCCTTTAAGCGCATGCTCTTCAATCCACTGTCAAGACCAAATggtagttagtcccaaaaacaaagcaaaatactgagcAGAGTTTTAAACTTGAGCAGCCGATAGTTACACCATGCATACCTTAAGATCCTTCACAATCGTTTCCCAGTACAGCAGATAATCTCTATCAGTTTCAGGGGTGCTATAAAACTCTCGGTATTCACTCCAACTTTCATACTCAACGCCCCCCTGCACCAAGAAAAGAAGGGAAGCAACATATTACTGCTGCCTTGAGAATAACATGCAGTGGACATAAGGGCGTGGAATGATGCTCTTAGGATTGTGTGTGCAGCTATTACTGATTCAAGTAGTTGCACACCTCAAGAAATTTTGAGAAATTGCGCACCCgaggaaattccaaaaaaaaacATGGTACTAGAACATGTCAAAAAATATGGGCACTCGGGAAATCAGGCAAAAAACCTGATTACAAATACAAAAGAAGGGATGGCACGCGTATTTTGGGAGCATGGACCTCTTGGTTTCTTTTTAAAGAAAAGAAACAAGCTTGCTCCTTGCAAAAAATGCATCAGTATATGGAATGTTTTTAATTGATGAAAAGCCGTGCACCAACAACTCTCGGGGAAGAAGGTATTCTTTTTGTACGGTGCACACATTCTGAGATCTTACACGGTTTATCAGAATCACACATATTTTAAACTGTGCTTAATCTCGGAAGGAAGGGACATCCATAGCTTTATTTTTGCATTTCGCCAAGAACCTCAGGCCCCTAACAGTAAGTGATATCCTAAAGAGTGATCAGACTAGCCAAGATGCATCCAGTGGTAGGCAGTTTCAGAAAATGGGTGGTCCTGATGATTTGAGGGTGAAACAACAACCAGACACTTTGACTATTGGCGCCCCGGAAAAAACAAGATAGAGAGAATCTCTGGGGGTTACTAGCTCGCATAAAGCCATGCTAAAAAGAATTAAGGAAATGCATTGATATTGCCTCAAGTGTTCATATATACTTCCAAAGGACAGATTAAACAAGTAATTGCTGCCACCCATTCAAAGGTAAAGAGAAGAAGAAATGTAGATGCATTACTGAGCTGAAAGTAATGGATACTCACTTCATTACAAGGGACTAGCCGCTGATAGTCGCTCAAGGTCGCGGGTGATGAGGTGCCCAAGTCAAACCACCAGCCCAAGGCTTCATCTTCCAGGTAAAGACGGTGGTTGTCCAAGGGAAGGTCTGGAGGGTACTGGGAGTCGAATGCAGCATCGTCGATAGGCACTCCTTTGAGCAACTACGTACACAGAAGGACAGATGAGTAAGGTATATACTATATGACAGGCATGCAGGAGGAGCATTAGATTGAAAATGAGAGAGACTAACCATGCAAGCTTTGAGGCGGTATCGTGCGTACTTGTGACTGATCCTGTTCGCCTCCTCTTCATCCAATCTATCATCGGTGTCAACTTCATCTACTATGTGAGACCTGAGCCGTGCATCGTCTGCCTGGAATTCCTCCTCGGGGATATCATCCATCAGTGAGGAGGACGAATCAGTTCTCCTGAACCTCCATCTCGTCCATGGACATCATCTGGTCGGCTCAAGAACTTGTGGACTTGGTACTGTACCAGAGCAGCCCGCAGCTCGTCATCATAGAAATAAGGACGAACGAGGGCTTCGAAAGTTTCAGCAGAAGGGAGATCTGGGCCTTCCTCGTCGGCGTAGGCTGGTAGAGGCAGCACGGCGATTCGCGAGGCGAGCATCTCATCGTACCTGGACTCGTACTCGCGAGCCGGCCCGGTGGCTGACGGCTCGTCGAGGGATTCCGGCAACGGTGCGCCGGaagtcgtgctgctgctgctgctgctcccatccGATTCGACAAGGGATCCAGACAACGATGCGCCATCTTCACCACGGCGCCGGCGGGAGGATCCTTCGCGAGGAGACCTCCTACGGCGGGGGCGCTTCTTCTGCGGCATCGGCACCAGATCGGCGGTCACACGGGGTGGGATTGTGGTGACGGCGAGGGCCCCATTGAAAGCAGGCCCGTTCGGTCCCgagatttcttttttttttgttataAGAAGGCAGTCCCTTTTGGTTATGTTTTTTGCTTTTCTCATCACAGCGTACTAAGCCTACTCCTTCTGATTCAATCATAATTCCTTATGATAGGAATTATATGTGAGAATTTGAGGAAAAACTCTATTTCGTTGTTGGTTCGTGGGAATTGACAAGGAACTAGACAAGAGAAGTTAACGTAAGTTATGATCAAGGGTTAAGATTGACTCACTAAAATAGATCCCTTCCAAATCGAGTTGGAGTCTCAAGTACATTACTATTTCCTTATTATGGATTCTCAGTCCCCCTATAGACCAAACAATAGATTTGAAATTTCATACCCCTTCAATTTCCATTCCCTAGCTCTAATTACCCCCATTGTTTTAGCTTTAGCTCTAATTTCCATTCCCTAGCTCTAATTTCCACATCAGTTTTAGCTTTAGCGGCCACTTTGTGTGGATGCAAGATTTCTCCATTGTTTCTAGCATCATTTTCGGCTTCCCATATATGCCAAATAGTTAACCATGGCTGTAGCTTCATTGGGTGAAGCTCGATGAAGGAAATCGAGGACCCACTGCTTATTGTTGACTAGCTCCTTTCTGTGCAAATGGAACCCGTAATCATGCTTCACTTCGCAAACTTGACGCGCGGACTCGTAGAGGTGGAACAAGCTAGGGCAGGCGTACTCCTTTTCCTAGGTTTGGTTTGCCTGCAATCGATTATGCGCTTTGGTTCCATTTACCGCCAAACATATTGCAGTTCTTTAGGGTTTTGTTGATGGAAAACCATGTGTGGGGTTCTAGTTCAAAAGTGTGTGAGGACAAGCTAATCTCGAGGGGATGATGAACCATCTTGGACAATTTAAAACTATTAGCAAACATCCATAAATACTAAGAATTCATTAAGGTAAAGTCAACCATAACATTAAGACCTATGAGTCCTCCATATCTGACATGATTTGTATGATATACATACTCGGGTATGGTAATACGAGTCACTCCGGCCACCCTATGCATATTCATTGCAACACATTGCTAACCCTTCAATTGTGATATAACATAAACACACACTCATACATAAGCATAAGAGGATAACACCATATCATAACGCACAATTCACATCTTATGTACTTCAATAGTTTGATCCCCACTACTTCGAATACCTTAACATGCACACATGCATCACACCAAAGGCCCACCACAACATGCATGGAAGGAAGTTTTGCATTATTAGTTGATCCCCACTATTTtttatctcaacatgcacactCCCACCTCACTACACATGAGACCTCAACATCCATGAGATTCTTTATTATCATTATGCTACTTGTATTAGTAATAATGACAACACAATATATCGTTGGATAATAATTTGTTGTATGAACCACCATGTTTAATTATGGGATACAAAAGTTTGTGGATGGGTGAACCCTTGCATAGTGGAAGGATCTGGTCATGGAGATAATGGTGAAGTCAATGGAGATGATGGCGGTGAAGATGGTTCCCCCGGCGACACTGCGACACTATCTAAAGAGAGGGGGAAGGAcccactccttcttcttccttcgcctcCCTCCTAGATGGGAGGAAATTTTCCCGTCTGGTCATTAGTATTTATGAACACCGAAGGTCGAGAGACACCTTCGGGATTGAATCTaaccccctccgacagagtgctaGATCAGGGTTTTTTCTTCTCTGCCTTGGAATCTCCTGAGGCGGCGGCATAAACATTTCATAAAATGCAGGACTATGGTCTTCATGTATATATAGATCCATGGGCGTCGAGAGGCGGCGGAAAGGAGTCATATGGGCCCACGTGGGTGGCTCACGAGGCCTAGGCTCAGGTCACAGGGGGtccatgggcctcccctctggtagGTCTTTGCCCCTAGTGCCTCCTGGTAATGTCCAACAAcaacgtattttatttttattttttggtccCTGGAAATatcattttttattaaatccaaaaacacTAAAAAACAACTAGCAGTTCCCACTAGATTAATATTTTAGTCCAATAAATTTAAAAATATGTATGGAAACTATGTAAAAGTGGTATGCATATAGCATGAACAAAAAAAAATATCGATACGTCAGAGATGTATCACAGAGCCTTAAAAGAACATGTGCAGAAGTATCGAACAACACACCTGGTAGTGTCAAACACATTCTGAATTTAAATGGGTAAGTGGGAAAAGCACTTCCCCCAAATGAAGATGCCTCAATGTAGGAGTACTTGAGCAACACGTCACTCGGAGCTATGTTTCATATGCTTTCTTGTAAGGCATTTGAAGACTCGGTGGACACGGCGGATGTGACATTTAGATATATTAAAATTGAGCACCCTCCCAGCCCTTTCAGGTCATTAGCATTTCTAGCCGTTAGATCGCCACTTTTAGTCGTTTTCGGCCGTCGGATCGCTGTTAGTGGCACCTAAATCTCGTACGCACGCGCTAACTCGCGCGTCAGGCCGCGCTGGGCTTTTTGGGCCGCTGCTCCGGTGGCTTTTTTCGCCGTCTCACGTTCAATTGGGCCTACTGGCCTATTGGGCCTGGCCTTCTCTACCGTCCATCACAGCGCGCATAGGGTGAAACGCTACACACGAGCCCTAAACCACGTTCGCAACCTGCTCTGTTCCAACTGCGCCGCCTGACTTCTTCCCCCTCCATCCCGTCCTGACATTGGCCTCAGAGTGCATTGGCGGCTGGCGCGCCGACGCGAGCGGCGCGGCCGGATGGGGCACGAACCCTAGCGGCGCGGTCGGATGAGTAACGGACCCTAGCGGCGCGGCCGGATGGGGCACGGGCGCCAGCGGCGGAGCCGGTTGGGGTGCGGCGGCCAACATGCATCAGATTCAATCGCGAACGATGATTAATCGGGCCATTAATGCCAATCGATGCTCCGGGAAGGTCAGTTTCATCGCTATTCATGCCAATTGATTGATTGCGAGGTTAATCCTGTAATTGAGAGGTTAATCGTATCTCTGTATAT from Triticum aestivum cultivar Chinese Spring chromosome 3B, IWGSC CS RefSeq v2.1, whole genome shotgun sequence includes these protein-coding regions:
- the LOC123066899 gene encoding uncharacterized protein, producing MDDIPEEEFQADDARLRSHIVDEVDTDDRLDEEEANRISHKYARYRLKACMLLKGVPIDDAAFDSQYPPDLPLDNHRLYLEDEALGWWFDLGTSSPATLSDYQRLVPCNEGGVEYESWSEYREFYSTPETDRDYLLYWETIVKDLKWIEEHALKGYMEWSELRGKAWRQAVRIATRFENIPLSLAHYGFQEYTTSRYLAFVKDLDSVFFEIWKLVNGRDKMSFRDAMKQVYEENPFPLRKRDLEHELSHPVSLGLEEDFRRCTEGISKEVPEWIARMLISQEVSFKCDLPRRYVQYATKKLKIAEVIGLIPKAKIQA